In one window of Solanum pennellii chromosome 2, SPENNV200 DNA:
- the LOC107009426 gene encoding LOW QUALITY PROTEIN: uncharacterized protein At5g19025 (The sequence of the model RefSeq protein was modified relative to this genomic sequence to represent the inferred CDS: inserted 2 bases in 1 codon), whose protein sequence is MVCCGSSLLPVDQEITVAXSHQLGKINQIQKKKNMPNHSGCQQSRYALIDVMILIAVIGACGVLLYPSVNLLVNKIVEFFRLISSELKEEIFEAPGLYICLGLSILFAGIALCAVAVCTGRRCGKPGCRGLKKAAEFDIQLETQDCVKNSNLVAAKDGVNKKGLFELPRDHHKELEAELKRMAPPNGRAVLIFRGRCGCSVGTMEVPGPKKTRKVKK, encoded by the exons ATGGTCTGTTGTGGAAGTTCTCTACTGCCAGTTGACCAAGAAATAACAGTGGC ATCCCATCAATTGGGGAAAATCAATCAaatccaaaagaaaaagaacatgCCTAATCATTCTGGTTGTCAGCAATCTCGTTATGCTTTGATTGatgtaatgattttgattgcaGTGATTGGTGCTTGTGGGGTTTTGCTGTATCCTTCTGTTAATCTTttggtgaataaaattgttgaatttttcaGATTGATCAGTTCTGAATTGAAAGAAGAGATTTTTGAAGCTCCAGGTTTATACATCTGTTTAGGACTTAGTATTTTATTTGCTGGAATAGCTCTTTGTGCAGTTGCTGTATGTACTGGCAGGAGATGTGGGAAACCAGGTTGTCGTGGGCTTAAGAAAGCTGCTGAATTTGATATTCAATTAGAGACACAAGATTGTGTTAAGAACTCAAATCTTGTAGCAGCAAAAGATGGAGTTAATAAGAAGGGATTATTCGAGTTACCTCGCGATCATCATAAAGAATTGGAAGCTGAGCTTAAAAGGATGGCACCTCCTAATGGAAGAGCTGTACTGATATTTCGAGGGAGATGTGGATGCTCTGTAGGTACAATGGAAGTGCCTGGACCCAAAAAGACTCGAAAGGTTAAGAAATAG